ACTGCAGATGTTGCCGTTCTGGTCGGCGCGGTGGCCGTTGCGGAACTGCTTCAACTGCATGACGAGATAGGCCTTATGCTGGCCGGCCAGCCGCGGGATGATGTTGTAGTCGGTGCTCGCCCCGCGCATGCCGTGACAGATCGCGCAGTTATCGCTTACGCGGTAGGGCGTGGATCCGGGGGTCGCCTTGGCCGCCCCGGCCGTCCCGGCCACGGCCAACAACACCGCTACCGCCACCGGCCGCCAGACCGCACCCATGGAGGGTCGCTTCGATTCCTGTGTCTGTGAATGGTTTGTCATGATCAGCCAGACCGCACCCATGGAGGGTCGCTTCGATTCCTGTGTCTGTGAATGGTTTGTCATGATCAGCATCCTTCCCTTAATAGGCAATCCAGGCCAGCAGCTCGATGGTGTTGAACTTCGAGGCGCTCGGTGTTGCCGCCGTCGCACCGGTCAGACCCCGGAACTTGTTGAACATCGTGTAGCGCACCGAGAGCCGCGTGTTCCACCATGGCAGATAGGAGGCCTCCACCCACTCGTCGGTGGTGTTGGGCGAGCCGTTGGCGGAGGTATAGATGTTGCCGCATGGCAGATAGGAGGCCTCCACCCACTCGTCGGTGGTGTTGGGCGAGCCGTTGGCGGAGGTATAGATGTTGCCGCCCCAGAAGTTGCTGTTGGCCGTCCCGGTCACATCCTGGAAGCCGCCCTGTGCGCCGTACTCATCGTGGTACCAGTAGGTGGCGTTCAGGTTGAAGGTATTGAGTTGGCCGTGCGCGTTGCTGGAGCCGCCCGTGGGGCCGACATCCCCGGCCGCGAAGCGCGCATCCTCATGGATAAAATTAGCGCGCACCGTCACGTTGTTGTTGTCGTTGATATCAAGCCACTGCAGCTGGGAGTCCAGGTCATAGTCGTAGAAGCGATCGACCGCGGAACTCGTGGGGGCCGCATAGACCCGCGACCACATGTCGTAGGTCCCGACCTCCCAGTTCCAGTCCGACCAGTCGTGCTGATAGGCGAGGCGCAGATAGGGGGCCGTGCCGGCCAATTGCCCGAAAGCAACACAATCAGCAGCATTGATACAGCTGCTACTGTTATGCAAGGTGTACTGATTGCCGCCCCCTTCGCCGATCACGCCCGAATTCGGCGCGGCGCCGGTGCCCTCGGAATTGTCGTAGGCGTCGGCCTCGGCATAGAACCAGTTGGCGCGATTGGGGCCCACGATGTCGGCGGCGTAGGTGCCGAGACCGATGAGCGGGAAGCTTGCCCCCTGGCTTGCCGCGATAAAGGTCGTGGGTACCGCACCTTCGGCCGTATAGTTCGACGTGAAAAATGGCGCCTGCCAGTCCGTGGAGGTGTTCCAGAGGTCGGTGGCGCTCGGGGTGTTGTTGACATCCACGCCCGTGATCAGGGTGTTATAGCGTCCCAGATTCCAGGCCTGGGCGCGTACGATGCTCGAGTCATCGAACGCGAAACCGCCGCTTGTGCCGCTGTAGGTGATATGCAGGAAGTCGCCGACATGCGGGGTGATCTCGCCGGCATAGAACAGACTCACCTGCTTGGGTACCTGGAGGTTATTGTTGCTACCCACCGTGCTACCACCCGCGCGGGTCGCGCCTGGACCTTTAAGAACGGCCTGGCCGCCGGCGACATGGGTGCCCGCGGCCTGCACGAAGATCGAGAACTGCGAGATGCGCGGCAGCAGCAGGTGCACGACATTCCCGACCTTGGCCTCGACCTTCTGCTGCGGCTGGAGGTTCGTCGTGGTGTAGCCCATCAGCTTGAATATCCGCCCCATGGGGGTGAGCTGCGGGTAGGAGGTGTGGCAGGTGGCGCACGACCAGCCGGTCTGCCGACTAAAGCTTGGGACTGCCCAGGCATTGGCCGATATCGCCAGTCCACCCAGGACCGAGGTCAATGCGAGAAGCTTCCGAGGTTCCAGCCATGATAGTCTGAATGCCATAATTATCGTCTCCCTGTAAACCTAATAAGGCGAGCATCGATGGACGCGCCCACTGGACGCCAACCGCCGATCGCGGGCGGCATGCGGATGTCAGTCCTCCCCTTGCGTGTTGCCCATAATCGTCGTGTCGCGGGGCAGTCGCCCGTTGTCGCCGGAGGGCCGCGCGCGAATCCGATCTTTTTTGACGGGGAGACGGTAGGGAAAACCGCGCGACGATGTCATGATGGATATCAAATTTCTAATATAACGATTTACGAATAGTCTCCAGACGATCTTCAGTGCCTAGGGAGATCGGGCGACGATCGGCTAAGTCCTGGCAAAGACGCAGGAATTTCAGCGGCGCGTCGCCGCCTCTCCGAAGGGATAGGCGGGGTGGGCGTGGCACGCGTGCCGCGTTGTTGCCGGGACCTGGCGGGTGCGGAGGGCCAAGCCGCGAGGTGCCTAGGCTTCGCGATTGTGGGTGCAGGTCGGGATGCTGGTCGTGGTGGGCTTCGGGGGTATGATCGGATCGAATCGGTGGCGGCCGCGCGAGGGGGAGGTAGTGGGACAACGACCGGTTGTAAAACGACCTCAAAGGCCTGAGCGTCGGGGGGACACAATCCCGGCCGAGGTATTGCGCCTCGCGCCCTGGGCACGACTGCGCCAGGGGTTCGAGCAGGGCCGGCGGCGTTTCCGGGCGTGGTTTCCGCACGCGCCGGTGGCGCTGGTGGTGGTGCTGCTTGGTCTCATGAATCTCGGGCCGGTCCTGCATCTCGTGCGAATCGGGGTCTTGGCCACCCCGCTTGCGATCCATAGGCTGACGGCCGAGGCCTGGCGCAGTGCCCCGCGTATCGTGGCCGGATTCCTGTTGTTCGGGGCCGCCGGCGGCCTGCTTTGGCGTTCGCGGTTGTCCTGGACGGTGGCTTTGCTGCTCGCGGCCGCCACCTTGATGCTCGCATGGCGGTCGGGGGCGGGCGTCTCGCAGGCCCTGACCGTTTTCAACGGGGTCGTGCTGCTTGTGTTGCTGGTGTTTCAGCGGGACTTCGACCGCTCGAGCCTTGCGGCCGGGACGTTGTTTGCGATCGTGAGCATCCTCCTGTTGCTGGGATACGCAGTGTTCGGGGCCTTCGTCCTGGGCCGGGGATTCGCGCCGCCGGTGACGACGCTCACGAGTGCCCTATACTTCGCGGTGGTCACCATGTCGACCGTGGGCTATGGCGACATCGTGCCAAAGAGCGCGGATGCGCGATTCTTCGTGATGTCCGTCATCATTCTCGGCATCACGGTGTTCGCCACGTCCATATCGGCGGTCATCGTGCCGGCCATGACCGCGCGCATGCAGGATCTGATGAAGGGGGGCGGCAAACGGATGATGCGCAAGAATCATTATGTGATCGTGGGCGCCACATCGCTCGCGCGCAATACCTGCCGCGAGCTTCTGGCGCGTCATCTTCCGGTTACGGTGGTCGTGGCGAGCGCCGCGGACGCCGGGGCCTTCGGGGATGCCGATGTGCTGGTGGGTGATGCCAGTGATGCCGACACCTTGCGCACGGCGGGCGTCCCCGATGCAACCGCGGTGCTCGCGTTGCGTGACGATGATTCGGAGAATGCCTTCACCGTCCTTGCCGTCAAGGAGCTAAACGCCGCGACGCGTACGGTGGCTGCCGTCAATCATGGCAAGAACATGGCGCGCATGCACCATGTCCGGCCCGATCTCGTCATCGCCCCGCAAGTCATGGGCGGCGAGCTGCTGGCCATGGCCCTCAATAACGAGGAGCTAGACAGTGATACGGTGATGCGTCGCCTGTTTCGCAAGGGCGAGACCGACGCGTGAGGCATCCCCAGGGGCGCACCACGGTCGCCGTCATGAGGCCGTTTTGGGCTTGCGGTGCTGCGCGGGGACGCGCGCGTCCCCGCGCAATTCCGCCTTTTCCATACGTTCCATGAGGTCGCGATCATGTTCGTCCCGGTAGGGCTTGAGATCGAGGTCCGCGGGGACGTCTTTTAGCCGCTCGTCGCCCACGCTCTTGACGTAGCGTTGCATGAAGGCGTCGTAGGCCCGCCAGGAGATACGATCGGCGCGCACCGCCGACTCCTCGGCGCGAGTGGCGATCTGGTGGGCGTGGAGGTAGTGAAGATCGAGTTCGTCGATCAGGGATTTCTCGACGGCCTCATGAAGGATCAGATAGCGGTCCACTTCCACGGTCCGGCCCTTGTCCGTGAAGGTCCGCGGCAGGTGGCGATCGATATAGATCGTGCGCCCGTCCTGGCTGTAGCCGGCCAGATAGGGGATATCGCAATCCCGCCGCAAGGTGACGCGCCGCAGGATGGCATCGACTGTGCGCTCCAGCATCAGGGTCGATACATACCAGTCGGGGATACGGAGCTTGCGATGCGGGGCGATTGGATGACAGCTGGACGTGGGCATGAAGACCTCCTTGGGGAACACCGTCTGTTCGGGATTATACAGAGGGGCCTGCCACGGTGCTCGCCGAATCCGGCGGGGCATGGGCCATGATGGGGCGCGCATGTCCGTTTTGGTGGCCGCCCAGGGCGTGGCGGTCGCCGTCAAACACCTGCCTGCCTGCCTGCCGGTGAGTGAGGGGGGTTGTGTCTTGCGGGCGCGATCCCGCGAGGCGCCCCGGTGACACTGGTAAGGTGTGGTTTGCGTCCTGTTTCTCGGGATCCCACGGCGCCGCGCCGTTGCCGGTCGACCCTGCCAGACCCCGCGCCGCCCCCTCGCGGGCGCGGTAACGTTGAGGGCAGACGGGTGCCCATGACGGCCTTGTGCCATTTGGTTACGGCTCGGATTTGTGCGGACATGGCGGGCTTTTTGCGTCATGATCAGGTCCAGGCACCCAGGTCTTGTGGGGCGGTGCCAGGCGTGCCGCTTCCGTGATCTTGCCATCCGGCATCCCTGGAATCATTCCACAAGGACATGGCCGCCCGGCGGGCGGCGGGGCGGGATGGACGGTTTTGCGCATCCGATATCGCCGGGGTACAGTGGAGTCCGCGCGGCGGACGGTATGACGATATCTCGTGCGGGTCGTGGGAGGGCGGGCGATGAGGCGTTGGATAAGGGTCTGGGCCATGATGGGTGCGGCCCTGCTGTTTCTGAGCGGGTGTGTCGTGCGTCCCGGGGGGTATGGGTACAGCGAGACGACCTTCGCGGTGGCCGGGCCGCAGGTGGCGTTTACCTTCAGCGACGGGATCGACGCCTACTATGAGCCGGCCTTCGGGGCCTATGTCTACGGCGCCAACGGCTACTATTATCGCTGGGTGAACAACGGTTGGGTCTATGCCACCTACTACGACGGTCCCTGGCTCCCGGTGGTCGCGACCGTCTATCTGCCGCCCCTTCTGGTCTACGGCCCCCCGCCGCCCATCGTTCGTTACCGGCCCTATTTCGTCTGGTGGCGGATGCATGCCGCGCGCTGGTACGCCATACATCATCCCCACTGGTGGTATCGGCACCATTTTTACATGCGCCATTATGCCGCCTGGAGGGCGCATGTCATACGGTACTATGAGAATCATCCCGGCCGCCGTCCGGCGATGCGCGCGCTCTTTCATCGCCGCGAGCAACGCATTGATCGCCTGCAGAGGCGGCGGCGTCTGGTGCGCCAGAGACGAGATCGATTCTATGCTCACCATCCCATGGCGCGGAGGCACGGGCCGCCCCGCTATCGCAGACCGTTCATCCGTCGTGCTCATCCCGTGCGGCGTGCCCGAGGGCATGCGCGGTCGCGACGCAGGGGCAACAGGCCGTGAGCGATGGGCCGCGGCCGGCGCCGGAAGTCGGTGGCGGCGCAAGGCTTCGGCACGCGGCCCCGTGCCGCGCGGCTCGATCATCCGGTCGACGGTGACGGCCTCCTGTCAGGCTGTCGCTGTCAGCTGCGGATGAGTGCCGCCTGACCGGGCCGTCTCGTTATTCTGGGGAGGCGCGGGCCTTTGGCCGCCGCGCGCCGCACCAACGGGTCGGGATCGGCCTTGAGAAGCTCCCGAAGATCATCGGAAAGCGCCGGATTGCGGGCGATCGCGTAGCGGACATTGGGATTATGGTCCGTGGTGCAGCGCGCGGCCTGCGAGGACGTGAGATCAGGACGCTTGGCAACGCACAAGCGAATCACGTGGTCCTGGTCTTCGAGAAGGATCGCGATCTCGTCGGGCGCGAGATCGGCGCGGCGTGCGAAGTAGCAGCGCACCTGCATCCACTGCTCGTGGTGGAGGATCAAGTGGCGTTGATCCAGGCTCAGGTGTTCGCGTAGCGCAAGTGCCAGGCGTTGTTCGAGAGGCAGGGCTTTATAGGCCCGCGTGAAGTCCGGCGCCGCGGATGGGTTCGATCGGATTTCCATGGATGCGTGAGTCTCGCCGATGACGTGTGGTGGGCCACGCGAGGCCTGATCGCCGCGCTGCATGAGCCCGCATCGTGCTATATTAACGCGATCTCCGGAGTTTGAAATACCGGGGGGCCGCACCCACATCTATCCGGCCATGATGACGATGACCTTTCGTTTGCGCGAGACCCGTCGCTGGGCAATGACCTTGGTCCTGGCCGGTGGTCTGCTCGTGGGCCCGGCATGGGCGGCGCGGCTGCGGCATCCGGCCCATGGGACGCATGTCCCGATGGCCCCGGCCGCGCAACCCCGGCGGCAGTCGCTCATGGACCTCCTGAACACGCCACCGCCACGGCGCAGGCCGCCCCCGGGTCGGGTGGGCGGCGCGCTAAGCAGTCTCGGCCAGGCGCTTGTCCTGAAGCCGGACCTCGGCGCCTGCCAGTCGTTCGTCCATGGCTGCCACGAAGGCGCGATCGTCACCATGCCGCATAACGACGTCATGCAGACCATGGGTGCGGGGCTTGGCATGCGCGTCGGCGGTGTGCGCTTCGAGTATGCCTACGGCCTTCACACCGGGGCGAATTTCCTGGGGATTCGGACGAGGATCCCCTGATGCCAAGGTCCATGGCGGTTCTTCCTTACGTCGTCGACGGCACCGCGGAGAACTTTGCACGGGTGGTGCTCGAGAATTCACGACGCGGTCCGGTGGCGGTCAACTTCTGGTCACCGCGCGCCGGGCCGTGCCTCGTGCTCATGCCCCGCCTCGTGCGCATCGCCCAGGAGTTCGGCGGGCGCATCCTCCTCGTGATGCTGAATACCGACGACCATGGAGAGCTTGTCGCGCGTCTCGGGGTTCGGGTCCTGCCGCTTGTCCAGGTCTTTCGCGGGGGCGAAATGATCGACAGCCTGCAGGGGGCCTCGTCGGAGGCGGACCTGCGTGTGCTGTTTGCAAGACACGCCCCGGCGTCGGATGCCGTCTTGCAGGCCCATGTGCGCGGCGACACCGCGCAGGCGGCGCGCCTTGCGGCGCAATCGGCCCTGGAGCGCCCGGGTGATACGGAGGCCGCCTTGCGCGTGGCACGGCTTCTGGTTCTCGACAAGCGGCCCCGCGAGGCCTTTGCGCTGCTCGATGTCCTGCCGCCGGAGGCGCGCGGTGAAGGCGAGATCGCGGTGCTTCACGCGCATCTTGCGCTCATCGCGACGATCCTTGAGGGGGGTGATGAGCCTGCGATATCGGAGGCCGATGGTCTGTTTCGCGAGGCCGCCGCGGCCGTGGCGCGCGACGAATACGAGACCGCTTGCGAGCGGCTCATCGCCTGCGCGGCTCGTGACCCGGATTACCGCCAAGGACTCGCGCTGCGCGCAGCGCAGGCCCTGGCCGCCTTACCGATGACCCCCGAGGCGCGCGCGCATATCGACGCCTTGCTGGCATCCCGGCGTTAGCGCCGAGCCTCGCGCCGGCGCTCGTGGCCGGTGGGCCCGCGTTCGTCGGTGGGTGTCTCGGTCTTGGTGTCGATGCCCTCGGCGGCATGCTTGATCACGGAATTGATCTGGCCACCGACGAGCAGCACAAGTCCCCCGAGATACATCCAGGTGAGCAGCACGATCACCGCCCCGATCGAGCCATAGGTCTTGTTGTAAGAGCCGAAGTTATTGACGTAGAAGGCAAAGAGCAGGGAACTTGCGATCCACCCAAAGACCGCGAACACCGATCCCGGGGTCAGCCAGCGCCATTCTTGACGCACGTTCGGCGTAAAATAGTAGAGCAGCTCGGTCGCCAGGACCACCGCCAGCAGCAGAATGGGCCAGCGGATGATGTCGAGCACGATCGGAAGCAGATGTATCCCGAGGCGGCCGGCCACGGCATTGGCGGCGATGGGACCGAAAAAGAAGATGGCGAACGCCATCAGGAACACGAGCGCCAGTGCCAGCACGAGCAGTAGCGCCATCAGCAGCACGCGCCAGTACGGCCGTTCCTCGCGCACATCGTAGGCCTGATTGAGACCGGCGCTGATGGCAGTGATGGCGTTGCCGGCCGAGTACAACGCAAACGCCGCGCTAAATGACAAGAGCCCATCCTGGTGTTGATGCATAAGCCCCTCGAAGTCCCCCTTGACGAGCATCAGCGCCTGGGTCGGTAAGGCCTTGCCCAGTATCGCCAGTACCGTCCGCGTGCGGTGATGCACGGGCAGGTAGGCGAGCAGGGTCGCGAGAAACAGCAAGAGCGGGAACAGTGACAGGAAGAAGTAATAAGCGAGCTGGGCGCTATAGCCGGTCAGATTGTTTCCGCTCACGCCGGCGACCACGCGCCACACGAGCCCCCTGGCGCCGAGGTGGGCCAGGGTCCAGGTCGGAGACTTGCGATCGGCCTTCAACGTCATGACGGCAGGATACGAAGGCCATCCGGGTCCAGCCAGGGGCCAACGGTCTGTCCGTCTAGGCGTTTCCGAGCCCCAGCACCTCGGTTTTTACGGACGCGGCGAACTCTAGCATGCGCAAGACCGGTTCCAGGGCCCGTCGCCGGATCGACTCCTCGATATGGATCTCGGGTCCGCCGGTCGTAAGGACGGTCTCCAGGGTTGCCAAGGTATTCATGGCCATCCATGGGCAATGGGCGCATGACTTGCAGGTCGCGCCACGCCCGCCGGTGGGTGCCTCCAGGAACTCCTTGCCGGGCGCGGCCTGACGCATTTTGTAGAGAATGCCATTGTCGGTGGCGACGATGAAACGTCGCGCGGGCCTGGTGCGCGCGGCCTCTATCATGGCGCTTGTGGAGCCGATCATGTCGGCCAGGGCGAGGACCGCGGCCGGCGATTCGGGGTGTGCGAGCACGCAGGCGTCCGGGTAGCGCTTTTTGAGGTCGAGCAAGGCCTGGGAGCGGAACTCCTCGTGCACCACGCACGATCCTTGCCATAGCAGCATGTCCGCGCCGCTTTCGCGTCTCACATAGTCGCCCAGATGACGGTCGGGCGCCCACAGGATCTTCTCGCCGCGCGCCGCCAGATGGCGCGCGAGCCTCAAGGCCATGCTCGATGTCACTACCCAGTCGGCGCGCGCCTTGACGGCGGCGCTGGTATTGGCATAGACGACCACGGTGCGGTCGGGGTGGGCATCGCAGAATGCGCGAAAGGCGTCCGCCGGACAGCTCTCGTCGAGCGAGCAGGTGGCCTCGAGCGTCGGCATGAGCACGCGCTTTTCCGGGTTCAGGATCTTGGCCGTCTCGCCCATGAACCGCACGCCGGCCACTACCAGGGTCTTGGCCTTGTGCTCGTGACCGAAGCGCGCCATGTCGAGAGAGTCGGAGACATAGCCGCCGGTCTCCTCGGCCAGGGCCTGCAAGTCGGCATCGGTGTAGTAATGCGCGACGAGCACGGCGTCCCGTTCGACCAGGAGCTTCTTGATGCGCTGGATGCGGCGCGCGCGGTCGAGCACCGCGACCGACGGTTCGCGCGCCAAGCCCTGCATGGATGGAGTGGTGTTCATCAAAAATCCCTCGCAGTTATCCCGCAGTCGCGGGCGCAGTATCGCGCAGGCGGTAGAGCCGCGCCGGGCGATGAGATCCGTTTCGGCGTACGTCGCGGGTCTCGACCAGGTGCGCCGAGGCGTGCATGCGCCGGCGGAAGTTGCGTTTGTCCAGGGTCTGGCGCCCGATGATCTCATAGACCGCCTGCAGTTCGCCGAGCGTGAACCGCTCCGCCAGGAACTGATAGGCGATCGGGGCATATTCGAGTTTGCCCGCGAGGCGCTCGCACGCCCGCTGCACGATGATCCGATGATCCGCGGCCAGCAGCGTCGCGACCTCGGCGGGGTCCGCCCAGCCGACGCCCGGCCGGCGGATCGGCAGCCGCTCGCGGGGCGCCAGCGCATAATAGGCGACGATCACCTGTGCCCCGGTCTGTCCCCCGTCGAAGGTATAGAGTTGCTCGAGAAACACATCCTCGATGCCGGTCGCCGCCCCCAGGGCGCGGCGCGCGCCGGCCTCCAATCCTTCCCCTTGCCTGAGTGCGACCATGGGGAGCCGCCCCTGTTCCGCGTCCAGGCGCAAAAACTGAAGGCGTTCGCGTATGGTAAAGAGCGCCACGGCGGTGTGGATCGGCGAGGTCGTATTGGTGTCATTCATACACAAACCCTACGCCCCCAGGCTCCTCCCCGTCAAGGACCGTTCAGGCCGCCCGTGCCGCCGTGCGGCCCCTGTGCTACACGCCGGGGCCCGTGCGGCGCTACAATCGGACCATGCACTTTTGTCGGCATTGCGGCAGCGGCTTGACCCGGCGGGTCCCGGAGGGAGACACGCGCCTGCGTGATGTCTGCGATCATTGTTCGGCCATCCATTACGAGAACCCGAAGATCGTGGCCGGCTGTCTGGTGTCGTGGGAGGGCCGGGTGCTGCTCTGCCGGCGCGCCATCGAGCCCCGCCGCGGGTTTTGGACCCTGCCGGCGGGGTTTATGGAAAACGAGGAGACGACCCGCGAGGCGGCGGTGCGCGAGACCTGGGAGGAGGCCCGCGCGCGCGTGGACATCGACGGCCTCTACACCCTGTTCAATCTCCCCCAGATCAGTCAGGTTTACCTCCTGTTTCGTGCGCATCTACGCGATGCCGAATTCGGTCCCGGTCCCGAGAGCCTCGAGGTGGAGCTCTTCGACGAGGCCGACATCCCCTGGGGTGAACTGGCATTTCCCGTGGTGCGGGAGACGTTACGGCTGTACTTCGGAGATAGCCGCAGCGGCCGCTATCCGTTCCGTTCCGGCGATCTGCTGCGGGCGGCTGACGGCATCGATTACCGCGTCCACCTCCTCGATATCTCTTGAAAGTCCCGCCGCGCGCCCCCACGAACCGGCTTGAGCGTGCAAAGGTCGGGGCGGTCCAGACAGGAAGGGGCGGCCGACCGGCCTTGTGCGATCGCGGCCTGTGCCGATCGCGGACCGTGCGGGCGCCGTGGCCCCGGACCGGCCCTACCCGGGCTCGGGCGCGCATCCCGCATCTGTCCGGTCAATTGTCTACCGTCGACGACTAGGAGAAAGACCTTGGAAAAATACGTATTGCCCGACCTTGATTACGATTACAATGCCTTGGAGCCGCACATCTCCGCGAAAATCATGGAGTTGCATCACAGCAAGCACCACCTCGCCTATGTAAACGGCGCCAATCAGGCGCTCGAGGGCCTGAAGGAGGCGCAGGAAACCAAGAATTTCGCGCGCGTGGCGGCCCTGGAACATGCCCTGGCCTTTAATCTTTCGGGGCACATCCTGCACTCGCTTTTCTGGAAGAACCTCTCGCCCAATGGCGGCGGCAAGCCCGAAGGGGAGTTGGCGCGCGCCATCG
The DNA window shown above is from Acidiferrobacter sp. SPIII_3 and carries:
- a CDS encoding c-type cytochrome, producing MTNHSQTQESKRPSMGAVWLIMTNHSQTQESKRPSMGAVWRPVAVAVLLAVAGTAGAAKATPGSTPYRVSDNCAICHGMRGASTDYNIIPRLAGQHKAYLVMQLKQFRNGHRADQNGNICS
- a CDS encoding NUDIX hydrolase, whose protein sequence is MHFCRHCGSGLTRRVPEGDTRLRDVCDHCSAIHYENPKIVAGCLVSWEGRVLLCRRAIEPRRGFWTLPAGFMENEETTREAAVRETWEEARARVDIDGLYTLFNLPQISQVYLLFRAHLRDAEFGPGPESLEVELFDEADIPWGELAFPVVRETLRLYFGDSRSGRYPFRSGDLLRAADGIDYRVHLLDIS
- the nadA gene encoding quinolinate synthase NadA codes for the protein MQGLAREPSVAVLDRARRIQRIKKLLVERDAVLVAHYYTDADLQALAEETGGYVSDSLDMARFGHEHKAKTLVVAGVRFMGETAKILNPEKRVLMPTLEATCSLDESCPADAFRAFCDAHPDRTVVVYANTSAAVKARADWVVTSSMALRLARHLAARGEKILWAPDRHLGDYVRRESGADMLLWQGSCVVHEEFRSQALLDLKKRYPDACVLAHPESPAAVLALADMIGSTSAMIEAARTRPARRFIVATDNGILYKMRQAAPGKEFLEAPTGGRGATCKSCAHCPWMAMNTLATLETVLTTGGPEIHIEESIRRRALEPVLRMLEFAASVKTEVLGLGNA
- a CDS encoding NUDIX hydrolase, translating into MNDTNTTSPIHTAVALFTIRERLQFLRLDAEQGRLPMVALRQGEGLEAGARRALGAATGIEDVFLEQLYTFDGGQTGAQVIVAYYALAPRERLPIRRPGVGWADPAEVATLLAADHRIIVQRACERLAGKLEYAPIAYQFLAERFTLGELQAVYEIIGRQTLDKRNFRRRMHASAHLVETRDVRRNGSHRPARLYRLRDTAPATAG
- a CDS encoding HEAT repeat domain-containing protein, translating into MQRGDQASRGPPHVIGETHASMEIRSNPSAAPDFTRAYKALPLEQRLALALREHLSLDQRHLILHHEQWMQVRCYFARRADLAPDEIAILLEDQDHVIRLCVAKRPDLTSSQAARCTTDHNPNVRYAIARNPALSDDLRELLKADPDPLVRRAAAKGPRLPRITRRPGQAALIRS
- a CDS encoding YihY/virulence factor BrkB family protein, with amino-acid sequence MTLKADRKSPTWTLAHLGARGLVWRVVAGVSGNNLTGYSAQLAYYFFLSLFPLLLFLATLLAYLPVHHRTRTVLAILGKALPTQALMLVKGDFEGLMHQHQDGLLSFSAAFALYSAGNAITAISAGLNQAYDVREERPYWRVLLMALLLVLALALVFLMAFAIFFFGPIAANAVAGRLGIHLLPIVLDIIRWPILLLAVVLATELLYYFTPNVRQEWRWLTPGSVFAVFGWIASSLLFAFYVNNFGSYNKTYGSIGAVIVLLTWMYLGGLVLLVGGQINSVIKHAAEGIDTKTETPTDERGPTGHERRREARR
- the kch gene encoding voltage-gated potassium channel protein, translating into MRLAPWARLRQGFEQGRRRFRAWFPHAPVALVVVLLGLMNLGPVLHLVRIGVLATPLAIHRLTAEAWRSAPRIVAGFLLFGAAGGLLWRSRLSWTVALLLAAATLMLAWRSGAGVSQALTVFNGVVLLVLLVFQRDFDRSSLAAGTLFAIVSILLLLGYAVFGAFVLGRGFAPPVTTLTSALYFAVVTMSTVGYGDIVPKSADARFFVMSVIILGITVFATSISAVIVPAMTARMQDLMKGGGKRMMRKNHYVIVGATSLARNTCRELLARHLPVTVVVASAADAGAFGDADVLVGDASDADTLRTAGVPDATAVLALRDDDSENAFTVLAVKELNAATRTVAAVNHGKNMARMHHVRPDLVIAPQVMGGELLAMALNNEELDSDTVMRRLFRKGETDA
- a CDS encoding thioredoxin domain-containing protein, translating into MPRSMAVLPYVVDGTAENFARVVLENSRRGPVAVNFWSPRAGPCLVLMPRLVRIAQEFGGRILLVMLNTDDHGELVARLGVRVLPLVQVFRGGEMIDSLQGASSEADLRVLFARHAPASDAVLQAHVRGDTAQAARLAAQSALERPGDTEAALRVARLLVLDKRPREAFALLDVLPPEARGEGEIAVLHAHLALIATILEGGDEPAISEADGLFREAAAAVARDEYETACERLIACAARDPDYRQGLALRAAQALAALPMTPEARAHIDALLASRR